A window from Macaca nemestrina isolate mMacNem1 chromosome 8, mMacNem.hap1, whole genome shotgun sequence encodes these proteins:
- the LOC105482189 gene encoding corticoliberin, whose translation MRLPLLVSAGVLLVALLPCPPCRALLSRGPVPGARQAPQYPQPLDFFQPPPQSEQPQQPQARPVLLRMGEEYFLRLGNLNKSPAAPLSPASSLLAGGSGSRPSPEQAAANFFRVLLQQLLLPRRSLDSPAALAERGAENALGGHQEATERERRSEEPPISLDLTFHLLREVLEMARAEQLAQQAHSNRKLMEIIGK comes from the coding sequence ATGCGGCTGCCGCTGCTCGTGTCCGCGGGCGTCCTGCTGGTGGCTCTCCTGCCCTGCCCGCCATGCAGGGCGCTCCTGAGCCGCGGGCCGGTCCCGGGAGCCCGGCAGGCGCCGCAGTACCCTCAGCCCTTGGATTTCTTCCAGCCGCCGCCGCAGTCCGAGCAGCCCCAGCAGCCGCAGGCTCGGCCGGTCCTGCTCCGCATGGGAGAGGAGTACTTCCTCCGCTTGGGGAACCTCAACAAGAGCCCTGCCGCTCCCCTTTCGCCCGCCTCCTCGCTCCTCGCCGGCGGCAGCGGCAGCCGCCCTTCGCCGGAGCAGGCGGCCGCCAACTTTTTCCGCGTGTtgctgcagcagctgctgctgcctCGGCGCTCGCTCGACAGCCCCGCGGCTCTCGCGGAGCGCGGCGCCGAGAACGCCCTCGGCGGCCACCAGGAGGCAACGGAGAGGGAGAGGCGGTCCGAGGAGCCTCCCATCTCCCTGGATCTCACCTTCCACCTCCTCCGGGAAGTCTTGGAAATGGCCAGGGCCGAGCAGTTAGCGCAGCAAGCTCACAGCAACAGGAAACTCATGGAGATTATTGGGAAATGA